The following is a genomic window from Acidobacteriota bacterium.
CACGGCGGTGTTGAAGCCTAGCGTGAGCACCAGGTCGTCGTGCGCCGCGGCGTCACGCGTGGTGATGGCGTCGAACAGAAGGCTGCCGCGCGCGCCCTTGTACGGCACGGGCACGTGTTCGAGCGTCACGCCGCGCCATGAAGTCCGACGGCGCTGCGTGCCGGGATCCTCCTGACAATAGACGGTCACGTCCCAGCCGCGCTCGACGAGCCACGGTGCCAGGTGCTGCGCGCAGGCCTCGAACCCGCCGTGCCTGTTCGGGATGCCCCGCGATCCGAGGATGCGCAGGCGCCTGGTCATGAGATCGCCTCGTCGGGCTTGGCCAGGACGAGGATGACGTCGGAGAGCGTGGCGTCGTAGCGGCCAGCCGAGACCAGGCGGGTGACCAGCGAGACGCACGAGAGCGCGACGTCGGCGGCACGGTACCTGCGCCTGAGGTGTACGGGTACCGGACCTTCATAGAGGCGCAGGTCCGTTACGCGCAAGCCGATACTTTTAGCCGTGCGCCGCAGTCGCGCCGGCCGCAGCACGAGCGACAGCGTGGTGGGGAACTGGTCGAACGCGTCGGTTCCCACTGACGCATCGCCGAGCACGCGGCGATACACCCACACGTGGAAGCGCCACGGCGTGAAGCGCGTGACCAGGCCCTTGAGCGACAGGATGTTGGGCAGGGCGAGGACGGCCAGACCTCCAGGGCGCAGCACGCGGGCGATCTCGCGTATGGCGGTGTCTGGAGCCGGCAGGTGTTCGAGCACGTCCCAGCACACCACGACGTCTGCCGCGCCGGTGGCGATGGGCAGTCTCGCCACGTCGCCCTGCGCCAGCGCCGATCCGGCGTTGCGCCGCAACTGCGTGCGGAGGATGTCGATGCCCGTCACGCGCGCCGACGCAGGGTAGGTGAGGTGCGATCGTGCGCCGCAGCCGGCTTCGACGACGCGCGGGTGCGGCGCGCGCGCGAGCACGGCGGACACCAGCGCCTGTGCCCGTGAGGCCGGATCGGCGGCGGGCACTACCGGGCGCCGCGGCCCAGGAGCACGGCGGGGATGGTCTTGACGGCGATCTTGATGTCGAGCCACAGCGACCAGTTGTCGATGTACTCGAGATCCAGCCGCATCCACTCGTCGAACGTGAGATCGTTGCGGCCGCTGATCTGCCACAGGCAGGTGAGGCCCGGCTTCATGCTGAGGCGCCGGCGCTGCCAGGGCTCGTACTGTTCCACTTCTTCGACTACCGATGGCCGCGGTCCGACGAAGCTCATGTCGCCGAGCAGGATGTTCCAGAGCTGCGGGAGCTCGTCGAGGCTCGTGCGGCGCAGGAACCTGCCGAACGGGAACACGCGCGGGTCGTTGGTCATCTTGAACGCCGGTCCGTCCATCTCGTTGAACGGTTCGAGCAACGGCTTGAGCTGCTCCGCGTCGTTGGCCATCGTGCGGAACTTGAGGAACATGAAACGTTGCCCGTGCAGGCCGCAGCGCGTTTGCCGGAACAGCACCGGTCCCGTCGAGGCCAGCTTCACGCCGATCGCGATCGCCGCCAGCAGTGGGCTCAGCACCACGAGTAGCGCTGCGGCGATGACGACGTCGGCCACGCGCCGCACGGCCAGCCGGACTTCACTGCCTGGCGTGGGGGAGAACGTGAGCAGCGGGAACTCGTCGCCGAGCTGATCGAAGCTGAGACGCGAAGTCGATCGCGGCAGGAAGTTCATCGCCAGGCGCACCACGGTCCCCTGCTCTTCGAGCAGCGAGATGATGCCCGCGATGGCACGCAGATCGGCGAGCTGCCCTGTGGCGGGTGCGATCACGACTTCGGCGACGTGCTGTTCCTGCACGAGCCGGAACAGATCGCCGTACGTGCCCACCACCGGGAACGCCGAACCCGGCGCATCGTCCCATCGCCCGTCGGTGACCAGACCCGCGACGTCGAGACCCCAGTCGCGATGCGCGTTGATCAGGACCGCCGTCGCCGCGGCTTCCTCGGCGCCGCCGGCCACGAGAATGCGGCGCGGTCCGCCGCCGCCCATGAGCCATGCCCGCACCAGCCGGCGCAGGCCCACCACCAGCACGAAGTCGAACAGCAGGAACGCGACGATGACGGGGCGGCTGATGAAGACCTGCCGCGCGGTGAAGATGAACGCGATGAGGATCAGGCCCGAGATCGCGATGCCGCTCAGGATGACCGACGTCTCGCTGCTGAGCGTGCGCCCCTGGCGGCCGTAGAGGCCGAAGGCATAGAACACCAGCGGCCAGACCAGGATCACGCAGGCAAGGACCGGCAGGTACCACGCAAAGGGTGGCAGTTGGCCGGACAGGAACGGCATGCTGTCGCCGGGAACGACCCCACGCAGCGTGTAGGCCAGCGCCAGCGCCAGCACCGTGGCAAGCGCATCGCTGACGACGTAGGCGCCGTTGACCAGGCGCGCGCGTTCGGCAATCACGCCGTCACCTCCCCTGCTCCTGACCGAAGCGATCGCCTGCCGTCCGTATCACGCGCATGCTAGTGTCCGCTACCCCTGTCGTCGACGCAACCCCTGCTGGCTCATCCATTTGGCGTTGTGAACCACCGCGCCATGTCCGCTGATGTCGCCCTACTGCGGCCCAGCACGTGACGGCGCCACCGCAGCATCAGCGGCAGCAGCCGGAACACGTCGAGCAAGCCCGGGATCGACGACCACTCGCGCAGCAGCACGTAGCCCACCACCTGCGCGTCGCGCCGCGCGCCAGGCAACAGGAACCGCCAGGCCAGCCCGGCGGACTGGTTCTTCAGCCGGAGCAGAAAGCGGTTCCTGACGGAGTATCGGTTGATGGCGGGCGGAAGATCAGACCGTCGCTCCGGCGTCACGCGTCGACGGTGCCAGGCGATGCCGGACGGCACGTAGAGGCTTGCCCATCCGCGCCACTGCGCGCGCCACGCCAGATCGGCGTCCTCCCGATACGCGAAGAAGGCCCTGTCGAAGTACTCGCCCTC
Proteins encoded in this region:
- a CDS encoding DUF1972 domain-containing protein produces the protein MTRRLRILGSRGIPNRHGGFEACAQHLAPWLVERGWDVTVYCQEDPGTQRRRTSWRGVTLEHVPVPYKGARGSLLFDAITTRDAAAHDDLVLTLGFNTAV
- a CDS encoding class I SAM-dependent methyltransferase — translated: MSAVLARAPHPRVVEAGCGARSHLTYPASARVTGIDILRTQLRRNAGSALAQGDVARLPIATGAADVVVCWDVLEHLPAPDTAIREIARVLRPGGLAVLALPNILSLKGLVTRFTPWRFHVWVYRRVLGDASVGTDAFDQFPTTLSLVLRPARLRRTAKSIGLRVTDLRLYEGPVPVHLRRRYRAADVALSCVSLVTRLVSAGRYDATLSDVILVLAKPDEAIS
- a CDS encoding sugar transferase, whose protein sequence is MIAERARLVNGAYVVSDALATVLALALAYTLRGVVPGDSMPFLSGQLPPFAWYLPVLACVILVWPLVFYAFGLYGRQGRTLSSETSVILSGIAISGLILIAFIFTARQVFISRPVIVAFLLFDFVLVVGLRRLVRAWLMGGGGPRRILVAGGAEEAAATAVLINAHRDWGLDVAGLVTDGRWDDAPGSAFPVVGTYGDLFRLVQEQHVAEVVIAPATGQLADLRAIAGIISLLEEQGTVVRLAMNFLPRSTSRLSFDQLGDEFPLLTFSPTPGSEVRLAVRRVADVVIAAALLVVLSPLLAAIAIGVKLASTGPVLFRQTRCGLHGQRFMFLKFRTMANDAEQLKPLLEPFNEMDGPAFKMTNDPRVFPFGRFLRRTSLDELPQLWNILLGDMSFVGPRPSVVEEVEQYEPWQRRRLSMKPGLTCLWQISGRNDLTFDEWMRLDLEYIDNWSLWLDIKIAVKTIPAVLLGRGAR